From Trypanosoma brucei gambiense DAL972 chromosome 5, complete sequence:
TTGTGAGCGTTCACAAGAAGGTTAAGTATCTTCGCGCGCTCATCGACTTCGTAACGCCGAAGCCGGCTTCGTTGCACTTCTTCTTTCCGTCCGAGCACAAGCACCGGTATCACCCAGAAGGAGGCCGTAACGTCCGCCGCATTTGATTCCCCGGTGACATCCAGTGACGGCACAGCAGCAAGAGTAATGTTCACCTCCTCTGACAGCGTGCCATTTAATGatccctcttccccctcttcttcctcctcctcctcctcctcctccacacaaCCTTTTCCCACTTCGGAGTCGATACCTGTGGGTGCCGCACCCGCCATATCAAACTGAGGTGTCCCTCCACCCCGCCGCAACGGGGGTAGAATCAACTTGCGGACAACAGGGGGCTTAGGGACCGTAAAATCTCCCCCACCACGTGCGCCTAGAAACACACACCCACTGCGGCCAGATGGCTGCAAGCGAAGCGAAATTCTGAGCGGCGGCATCATCTGCATCTGGGGTTGGGAAGCGATCTGATCCTCGTTCGTGGTGACCGCGGTGACACGATCTGAATCGGGCACAAGAGCCTGCTGAGGTCCACGATCTCCGGTTGCTGTGTGAAATAAGTTATCCCAGGAACAGCGGCGCTTCATCGTCACTTTGGTTTTATTGCTGCGGATACATTGGGGCAGCACACCTGACTCCTTCACGTCGCCCTCTACCGGTGGTGGTAGCACTAGCTTCGCGTTGCCATT
This genomic window contains:
- a CDS encoding T. brucei spp.-specific protein, with amino-acid sequence MPHKGCNKCSASKANNESSEDERSPDNKIVFLRMRLAASESRNTSSYREAWPPAEDSLRSSQLREVDTFGDEWEDVEHTASESLVSQSFRDLPCNFDNPKSGKYVPKQSAETGRPRLVKSTPQFVAGTTFERYPSTDLESTVHTLPAVPINESRNSRSESNGNAKLVLPPPVEGDVKESGVLPQCIRSNKTKVTMKRRCSWDNLFHTATGDRGPQQALVPDSDRVTAVTTNEDQIASQPQMQMMPPLRISLRLQPSGRSGCVFLGARGGGDFTVPKPPVVRKLILPPLRRGGGTPQFDMAGAAPTGIDSEVGKGCVEEEEEEEEEEGEEGSLNGTLSEEVNITLAAVPSLDVTGESNAADVTASFWVIPVLVLGRKEEVQRSRLRRYEVDERAKILNLLVNAHKVFVTRSVKATWDTLTTYSSYSLSSSERRVEWAPKENKQLVAPVVGLPRVSEGAMEGNDILAPQHLEGSKGEHVWGV